In Setaria viridis chromosome 5, Setaria_viridis_v4.0, whole genome shotgun sequence, the genomic stretch CAGATTGTCAAAGAATACATTGAGAAAGGAAATGCTGCAAGAAGCACAGGCACAACCGGGGCCAATGAAGAATCATCGCGATCTCATGCTATTCTGCAGTTGGCTGTGAAAAAGCATATCCCAGTTACTGATACTCGGAGACAGAGAGACCGAGATGCTATTGAAGCGAAGAATACAAAGCTCGTGGGAAAAATGTCATTTATTGATCTTGCTGGAAGTGAGCGTGGTGCTGATACAACAGATAATGACAAACAAACAAGGTATTGATTTTGTCTGGACTTGTCTTATCGTTCTTGTGCTGTATGATGTTCATTTATTCCTTATGCTTATGCATTGTGCCAGGATTGAGGGTGCAGAGATCAACAAGAGCCTTTTGGCACTCAAGGAATGTATTAGGGCACTGGATAATGATCAAATACACATTCCTTTCAGAGGAAGCAAGCTAACAGAGGTGCTCCGTGACTCTTTTGTTGGTAACTCTCGAACAGTAATGATTTCTTGCATTTCACCAAGTTCAGGTTCATGTGAACACACACTAAATACTTTAAGATACGCTGATAGGTAATGCTCTTTAACTGTATCGATTTTTTGCTGCTTTAAAATAAATCTAGTTATCTAGTTGTTAATTCTTACTGAGATCGCTATCTGACAAACAGGGTTAAAAGTCTTTCCAAAGGTGGCAACACAAAAAAGGAGCAGCTCACTGTGCAGTCTGTAGCATCCGGCAAGGAATCTACCTACAACTCGTATCCTTTATCAGGTGAAGCTGAAGAAAATATGGAACAGACTCAAGAAACTAGACCTGTTGATGGTTCTAGGAAGGGTGTTGACAATTTCATTTCCAATTCTTCCATGGAACCTGAGAGAAACTCATTTAGTATGATTCCAAGCTATCAACATAGAGGAAAAGATGAAATGAGTTCAAGATCTGGTTTGAATGATAGGGAGAGAGGGGATTTGAAACCCAGCCAGGCTTGTTTTACTAGTAAAACACAGTCACTTCAGGATTCAGTAAATTCACAAGAAGATGTAAAAATCACGAAAGTCTCACCACCCCGGAGAAAAGCTAACAGGGATGATAAATCAGAAAGGCAGAGCAACTTCGTGAAAAAGGAAAGTGGACCTGAAATTAGTCGGACTGTTCTTAAGCAGCAACATCAATTTAAACAGCAGCAGTTGCAAAGACCATCATCGACCTCAGCACCACAGGTTTCATCCAAGCAATCTGAAAAGGAGGATATGGAAATAAATGCAATACTTGaggtgatttttttaatcagaATATTATATTATTTGATCCTGAATAAAGATGTGATGCTgagtctttctttctttttcttttttgtgtgaCTTAGGAAGAAGAGGCATTGATAGCAGCTCACAGAAAGGAAATTGAAAATACCATGGAGATAGTTCGGGAAGTAAGTTCCAGTTACTTGGTTGTTTTTAAATTTGTTCATAGATGTCTATTGTAGTTTATATCGTTCATCCTCTAGTTAAACTTTGGCAAGTTCCATATCTTGTGCAGAATAAAAGTTTAATTCATATTCTCATTTTTGCATTAAATGATAAAAGTATGTCAAGATCTGCAATGCTTCGTTCTTAATCAGTCATAATATTGTGCTTGCACCTTTCCCCATGGCAATTACATGTATAAATTTTGTGTAAAAAGTAGTTCCTTAATAGTGCGCACATCATTCTTGTGGTTACACAATAGCAGCCAAACTGTGATTCCAATTATTCCATTCATTCATATTAGACCCAAGGCTCTTTATCTTTCTAACCTTTTTGCCAAAAATCCAAAATCAAACTGTAGCCCCTGATTTTTCATGATGTGCATGATGTACCTTATGCCTTAGCAGATTTTTTTCATTGATATCAGTATGTCTGCTGATTCATTATTTAATACTCAAGATGGTCCATGACTTTGTTGCTGTCTCAGCATTTCAAATTGTTGCTTAACATCACATGCCATTTTATTGTAGGAGATGAATCTATTGGCGGAGGTTGACCAGCCAGGTAGCCTTATTGACAACTACGTGGCACAATTGAGCTTTCTGTTGTCACGGAAGGCTTCTGGCTTGGTGAGCCTCCAAGCGCGCTTAGCACGGTTTCAGCAGCGCCTCAAGGAACAGGAGATTCTTAGCCGTCAAAAAACATCAAGATAGTTGAACTTCAGAAATTGAAATCCTCTGATTTGTTTTAGACTGAGAAGCGATGAGTATATTGCATCATGGCCTTTAACATCATCTTGAAAGGAGAGAAGAGCAGAGGATCTCAAGGTGATTTGAGATGGGAGATGGTGATGTGGGTTGGTCGAGTGCAGGCTTTTGGTTTTGAGGTCTGAATTAgtttgctatttttatttttcctgaAACGGGTGCTTGTGGCGGCATAGGTTTGTCAATGTTTGTCATTTTCGTTTGTACCAATATAGTTGTAACTGTTGTTTGAAGATATCGGTAGTGAAATGCTGCGGCGAGGAAACAACCATTGTACCTCGCCCTGCCATTATAGTGTTGTATTCTTTGTTGATATTATTTCGcatcaacaaaagaaaaggcgGCATGCGGCAAACTTCTACAGGATTTGACTCGTACGTTGAGCTGTGCTGTGATTCAACGTCTGAGCAATGGAGATGCCCTGTTTACTGCAACTACCTGTTTATACGCTCTCTAATGTGATGCTAATATTATGTTTCGTTCTTTTCTACTTTATTTTTAGTCTAATTCATTTGTTCTTCCCTTTCACTGAAAGGTAGGCAAAACATATTCGTTTATCGTTAAACTGTGCCAAATGCATTTGCATGATTGACTTAGTCTAGaaccaaagtaaaaaaaaaagacaacgACTCCAGATAACGGTAAGAACCATGCCAAAAGACCTGGGGTCCAAGATTAAATAAGCGAGTGCAGTCTTTAGAAAGTATTTCCTTTCTCTTTTGACAGTACTATTTCCTCTCTTTTGATAGTACTATTTTCTCTTGGCACAATGGTCAAGGAAAATCATTCTACTTATCATCCATTTAATTATGCCATTAACTATCCCTCGTAAACAAGTGATTCAAGGCTTAGACTTCTTGATGCCCATGTAGCCAATCTCGTATGGAAGAATGAACAAACCATTAAGCGGATAGATAGAGAAGTTTTTTAGATTTGGAAATATGCCTATCAAaatagaatggagggagtaaatggTAGAAGCTTTGCCTTTCAATTAAGAAGCAAAATAGACTCCAGCTCTGCCTTTCAATTAAGAAGGAAAGTAGTCTTAAGACATGTTCTTAGGTTATGAACTCGCAAGATGTAGCTAAGGATTAGCTTTGCCACCCAAAAAGCTCTTACAGCATGATTGTAGTTACACTCCCTTGATCACTTGAAAAGCTCTTATATACTCttctagatttttcttttgtgcGAGTTGCTACTTGTTGAGCTGTTAAGATTTTTGTTCGAAAATTCTTCGATTGCGTGCCTTCCAGATATTCCAGATTGTGTAAATGATTAATCCATTAAAGTGTCGTCTTTTATCTTTTGGTG encodes the following:
- the LOC117854664 gene encoding kinesin-like protein KIN-13A: MARWLQSAGLQHLAASSAAGGGVGAGDLRGGGLGGGAGGLLPSLLMQGYGPQSIEEKQKLYTLLRSLNFNGELASASVSEPYTPTAQSFGSGAPVDGFYSPELRGEFGAGLLDLHAMDDSELLSENVASEPFEPSPFMPKEMDDDEDDVIPESQQGLADNRSSAFTSEKENTTVGARESNVAKIKVVVRKRPLNKKEVSRKEEDIIDVHNSQFLTVHEPKLKVDLTAYVEKHEFCFDAVLDEYVSNDEVYRETVEPIIPIIFQRTKATCFAYGQTGSGKTYTMQPLPLRAAHDMVRLLHQPMYRNQHFKLWLSYFEIYGGKLFDLLSERRQLLMREDGKKQVCIVGLQEFEVSDVQIVKEYIEKGNAARSTGTTGANEESSRSHAILQLAVKKHIPVTDTRRQRDRDAIEAKNTKLVGKMSFIDLAGSERGADTTDNDKQTRIEGAEINKSLLALKECIRALDNDQIHIPFRGSKLTEVLRDSFVGNSRTVMISCISPSSGSCEHTLNTLRYADRVKSLSKGGNTKKEQLTVQSVASGKESTYNSYPLSGEAEENMEQTQETRPVDGSRKGVDNFISNSSMEPERNSFSMIPSYQHRGKDEMSSRSGLNDRERGDLKPSQACFTSKTQSLQDSVNSQEDVKITKVSPPRRKANRDDKSERQSNFVKKESGPEISRTVLKQQHQFKQQQLQRPSSTSAPQVSSKQSEKEDMEINAILEEEEALIAAHRKEIENTMEIVREEMNLLAEVDQPGSLIDNYVAQLSFLLSRKASGLVSLQARLARFQQRLKEQEILSRQKTSR